From a region of the Haloferax volcanii DS2 genome:
- a CDS encoding helix-turn-helix domain-containing protein translates to MYRVTLDTRLDCPLGRVTAAHDVTLTTPYWNLSPETGRCDLWVEASSPGRSQLESGIRALRDADGVSYFELKRKRGSHSTAHVVLEETVAIETVLANGGAVIGPLRDRNGWERWHLGFADADAAAATLDSLDRRYELAAVEQTPRSESLASLGDRCGVSDVAISKTLRRAERKLLGAAVSALAGLDGFDSDPDSDSNSDPDSNSDPNSTNARPDGGG, encoded by the coding sequence ATGTACCGCGTCACCCTTGACACCCGGTTAGACTGTCCGCTGGGACGGGTGACCGCCGCGCACGACGTGACGCTTACCACGCCGTACTGGAATCTCTCGCCCGAGACGGGTCGGTGTGACCTCTGGGTCGAAGCCTCGTCGCCCGGGCGGTCGCAGTTGGAGTCCGGCATCCGGGCGCTCAGGGACGCCGACGGCGTCAGCTATTTCGAACTCAAGCGGAAGCGCGGCTCGCACTCGACCGCCCACGTGGTGCTCGAAGAGACGGTCGCCATCGAAACGGTCCTCGCCAACGGCGGCGCGGTCATCGGCCCGCTCCGCGACAGAAACGGCTGGGAACGGTGGCATCTCGGGTTCGCCGACGCCGACGCCGCGGCCGCCACCCTCGACTCGCTCGACCGTCGCTACGAACTCGCCGCCGTTGAGCAGACGCCGCGGAGCGAATCGCTCGCCTCTCTCGGTGACCGCTGCGGCGTCTCCGACGTGGCCATCTCGAAGACGCTCCGCCGCGCTGAGCGAAAACTCCTCGGGGCCGCCGTCTCCGCGCTCGCCGGCCTCGATGGGTTCGATTCCGACCCCGACTCTGATTCCAACTCCGACCCCGACTCCAACTCCGACCCCAATTCGACGAACGCGCGACCCGACGGCGGGGGTTAG
- the cruF gene encoding bisanhydrobacterioruberin hydratase, with protein sequence MSASDLRARLPSSRREAEDALDRLVRDNRFTISVFFPLNGAVLLVASAMDWLPDPLAFNAFLILLGTLVMRSPLIVGVLPLVTRRAALGVGALTAYAYAIEYTGVTTGWPYGWFHYGVDLGPTVAGVPVGLPVFFIPLVMNAYLLCLLLLGDRARNGAVRLGVVTAAVLAMDVVLDPGAVALGFWEYYRLGDDALLFYGVPLSNYAGWVVSATVAVVALDRSFDREALLARLDRTEFMLDDLVSFVILWGGINAWFGNWIPVAVAALFGVGLLKTDRFDSRLLRLPRRLPWRS encoded by the coding sequence GTGAGCGCGAGCGACCTGCGAGCGCGGCTCCCTTCTAGCCGCCGCGAGGCCGAAGACGCGCTCGACCGACTGGTGCGCGACAACCGCTTTACCATCTCGGTGTTCTTCCCGCTGAACGGCGCGGTGCTCCTCGTCGCCAGCGCGATGGACTGGCTCCCCGACCCGCTGGCGTTCAACGCGTTTCTCATCCTCCTCGGGACGCTCGTGATGCGCTCGCCGCTCATCGTGGGCGTCCTCCCGCTCGTGACCAGACGTGCCGCACTCGGCGTCGGCGCGCTCACCGCCTACGCCTACGCCATCGAGTACACCGGCGTCACCACGGGCTGGCCGTACGGCTGGTTCCACTACGGCGTCGACCTCGGGCCGACGGTCGCCGGCGTCCCCGTCGGGCTGCCGGTGTTTTTCATCCCGCTCGTGATGAACGCCTACCTGCTGTGTCTGCTGTTGCTGGGCGACCGCGCCCGCAACGGGGCCGTCCGCCTCGGCGTCGTCACCGCGGCCGTCCTCGCCATGGACGTGGTGCTCGACCCCGGCGCGGTCGCGCTCGGCTTCTGGGAGTACTACCGCCTCGGCGACGACGCACTGTTGTTCTACGGCGTCCCGCTTTCGAACTACGCCGGCTGGGTCGTCAGCGCGACCGTCGCCGTCGTCGCGCTCGACCGGTCGTTCGACCGCGAGGCGCTGCTCGCCCGCCTCGACCGCACGGAGTTCATGCTCGACGACCTCGTGAGCTTCGTCATCCTCTGGGGCGGCATCAACGCGTGGTTCGGCAACTGGATTCCCGTCGCGGTCGCGGCGCTGTTCGGCGTCGGCCTGCTCAAAACGGACCGGTTCGACTCGCGGCTCCTCCGGCTCCCGCGGCGGTTGCCGTGGCGTTCCTGA
- a CDS encoding prenyltransferase, with translation MSADMAAQSESGEGGDDGRADGGLGDRLVYLAVLSRPRFWLYLAGPVVVGVAAAASALADLFGLEPVALFAYFLVPANVFLYGVNDVFDADVDEANPKKDDREARWRGDPVNTVVVAASGLLGVGLFAVAPRVAWPWLAAHFFLAVEYSAPPFRFKTTPLLDSVSNGLYVLPGVAAYAAVSGSNPPMLAVAGAWLWTMGMHTFSAIPDIEPDREAGIRTTATALGERRTYWYCAATWVLAAVAFAAVDLRLGALLAAYPVVVLGIVAAGVDVDRAYWWYPVINTVVGMLITLGALWRLVNG, from the coding sequence ATGAGCGCCGATATGGCCGCACAGAGCGAGTCCGGCGAGGGCGGCGACGACGGACGAGCAGACGGCGGTCTCGGAGACCGACTCGTCTACCTCGCGGTCCTCTCGCGGCCCCGGTTCTGGCTCTACCTCGCCGGCCCCGTCGTCGTCGGCGTCGCGGCCGCCGCGAGTGCCCTCGCCGACCTGTTCGGCCTCGAACCCGTCGCCCTGTTCGCGTACTTCCTCGTCCCCGCGAACGTCTTTCTCTACGGCGTCAACGACGTGTTCGACGCCGACGTGGACGAAGCGAACCCGAAGAAGGACGACCGCGAGGCCCGCTGGCGCGGCGACCCCGTGAACACCGTCGTCGTCGCCGCGAGCGGCCTGCTCGGAGTCGGCCTGTTCGCCGTCGCTCCGCGGGTGGCGTGGCCGTGGCTCGCCGCGCACTTCTTCCTCGCCGTCGAGTACAGCGCGCCGCCGTTTCGGTTCAAGACGACGCCGCTTCTCGACTCGGTCTCGAACGGCCTGTACGTCCTGCCGGGCGTCGCCGCCTACGCGGCCGTCTCGGGGTCGAACCCCCCGATGCTCGCCGTCGCGGGCGCGTGGCTCTGGACGATGGGGATGCACACGTTCTCCGCGATTCCGGACATCGAACCCGACCGCGAGGCCGGTATTCGAACGACCGCGACGGCCCTCGGCGAGCGGCGGACCTACTGGTACTGCGCCGCGACGTGGGTTCTCGCGGCCGTCGCCTTCGCCGCGGTCGACCTCCGTCTCGGCGCGCTGTTGGCGGCCTACCCGGTCGTCGTCCTCGGCATCGTCGCCGCCGGCGTCGACGTGGACCGGGCGTACTGGTGGTACCCCGTCATCAACACCGTCGTCGGCATGCTCATCACCCTCGGGGCGCTCTGGAGGCTCGTCAATGGGTAA
- a CDS encoding phytoene desaturase family protein, translating to MNSVSALDSLAGESVVVVGGGFGGLSTACYLADAGADVTLLEKNEQLGGRASTLERDGFRFDMGPSWYLMPDVFERFFAYFGKRPEDYYELTRLDPHYRIFFKDGDRVDMLPDIAANKATFESYEPGAGDRLDDYLRKAERNYRIGMEHFVYTDRPALTDYIDLDVFRYSWGLSLVGSMQDHVENYFDHPKLQQIMQYTLVFLGGAPNNTPALYNLMSHVDFNMGVYYPDGGLAGVVDAIVDLAGELGVEFHTDSPVAEIAGRRGGFAVRTEDGREFLCDQVVSDADYAHTEQELLPEKKRQYDADYWDSRTYAPSAFLLYLGVEGDVDELAHHTLVLPTDWDDHFETIFDDPAWPDDPAYYLCVPSKTDDSVAPEGHSNLFALVPIAAGLEDTPERRERYRDLVLDDIAENTGVDLRDRIVLEESFCVNDFKERYNSTQGTALGLAHTLFQTALLRPPHGSDAVDGLYFTGSFTTPGIGVPMCLISGQLTAEEMAEDAR from the coding sequence ATGAATTCTGTCTCGGCTCTCGACTCCCTCGCCGGCGAGTCCGTCGTCGTCGTCGGCGGCGGGTTCGGCGGCCTCTCGACGGCGTGCTACCTCGCGGACGCCGGTGCCGACGTGACGCTGTTGGAGAAGAACGAACAGCTCGGCGGCCGAGCCAGCACGCTCGAACGCGACGGCTTCCGGTTCGACATGGGGCCGTCGTGGTACCTCATGCCCGACGTGTTCGAGCGCTTCTTCGCCTACTTCGGCAAGCGGCCCGAGGACTACTACGAACTGACGCGGCTGGACCCCCACTACCGTATCTTCTTCAAGGACGGCGACCGCGTCGATATGCTCCCCGACATCGCGGCCAACAAGGCCACCTTCGAGTCCTACGAACCCGGCGCGGGCGACAGGCTCGACGACTACCTCCGGAAGGCAGAGCGGAACTACCGAATCGGGATGGAACACTTCGTCTACACCGACCGCCCGGCCCTCACCGACTACATCGACCTCGACGTGTTTCGGTACTCGTGGGGGCTGTCGCTCGTCGGCTCGATGCAGGACCACGTCGAGAACTACTTCGACCACCCGAAGCTCCAGCAGATAATGCAGTACACGCTGGTGTTCCTCGGCGGCGCGCCGAACAACACCCCGGCGCTCTACAACCTCATGAGCCACGTCGACTTCAACATGGGCGTCTACTACCCCGACGGCGGCCTCGCGGGCGTCGTCGACGCTATCGTCGACCTCGCCGGGGAGTTGGGCGTCGAGTTCCACACCGACTCGCCCGTGGCCGAAATCGCCGGTCGCCGCGGCGGGTTCGCCGTCCGCACCGAAGACGGCCGCGAGTTCCTCTGCGACCAGGTCGTCTCCGACGCCGACTACGCCCACACCGAACAGGAACTCCTCCCGGAGAAGAAGCGCCAGTACGACGCCGACTACTGGGACTCCCGAACGTACGCCCCCTCGGCGTTCCTGCTCTATCTCGGCGTCGAGGGCGACGTGGACGAACTCGCCCACCACACGCTCGTGTTACCCACCGACTGGGACGACCACTTCGAGACGATATTCGACGACCCGGCGTGGCCCGACGACCCCGCGTACTACCTCTGTGTGCCGTCGAAGACCGACGACTCGGTCGCACCCGAGGGTCACAGCAATCTGTTCGCGCTCGTCCCCATCGCGGCCGGGTTGGAGGACACGCCGGAACGCCGCGAGCGCTACCGCGACCTCGTCCTCGACGACATCGCCGAGAACACCGGCGTCGACCTCCGCGACAGAATCGTCCTCGAGGAGTCGTTCTGCGTGAACGACTTCAAGGAGCGCTACAACAGCACGCAGGGCACGGCGCTCGGCCTCGCGCACACGCTGTTCCAGACGGCGCTGCTCCGGCCGCCCCACGGCTCCGACGCGGTCGACGGCCTCTACTTCACCGGCTCGTTTACCACGCCGGGCATCGGCGTCCCGATGTGTCTCATCAGCGGTCAACTCACCGCCGAGGAGATGGCCGAAGACGCGAGATGA
- a CDS encoding SDR family NAD(P)-dependent oxidoreductase, whose translation MNDTTAVVTGASSGIGAAVARALGRAGATVVACARDGDALQSVVNDIERDGGSASAVRADVRDELDMERLMETAARAGGRIDVLVANAAVAHGTPGEMPAPEDSYAAFDDTLRTNVRGVFAAVKEALPHMADDGRILVPSGSIAREAKPGMGAYAVSKAAAEALVRQFAADCDRTVTVVDPGLVATDLTGGQGRDPDDVADLFVWAATDADPAEFDGDIADLKAWKRATR comes from the coding sequence ATGAACGACACCACCGCGGTGGTCACGGGTGCGAGTTCCGGAATCGGCGCGGCGGTCGCGCGCGCCCTCGGTCGCGCCGGCGCGACGGTCGTCGCCTGCGCCCGCGACGGCGACGCCCTCCAGTCGGTCGTCAACGATATCGAACGCGACGGCGGCAGCGCCAGCGCAGTCCGCGCCGACGTGCGCGACGAACTCGACATGGAGCGCCTGATGGAGACGGCGGCCCGCGCCGGCGGACGCATCGACGTACTCGTCGCCAACGCCGCCGTCGCCCACGGGACGCCCGGCGAGATGCCCGCGCCCGAGGACTCGTACGCGGCGTTCGACGACACCCTCAGAACCAACGTCCGCGGCGTCTTCGCGGCGGTCAAAGAGGCGCTGCCGCACATGGCCGACGACGGGCGCATCCTCGTCCCCTCCGGCTCCATCGCCCGCGAGGCGAAACCGGGGATGGGCGCGTACGCCGTCTCCAAGGCGGCCGCCGAGGCGCTCGTCCGGCAGTTCGCCGCCGACTGCGACCGGACCGTGACGGTCGTCGACCCCGGCCTCGTCGCCACCGACCTCACCGGCGGGCAGGGCCGCGACCCCGACGACGTGGCCGATCTGTTCGTCTGGGCGGCGACCGACGCCGACCCCGCCGAGTTCGACGGCGACATCGCGGACCTCAAGGCGTGGAAACGGGCGACGCGCTGA
- a CDS encoding ZIP family metal transporter — MNRSTATAIGAGSVAALVALSAYAASVEAWNLLVVSWAAFGAMALAAPLGAWSRAEHAEGLVWGYGLASGAMVTSAAVFLLPQALGHHPQFGGFGIAFGILAGFAAHTVGHRFAHMEFPVDRTVTELSAHAVSAGAIIGIVYGNIDVGVGLGLAIVSHKGPAGYAAARRLSGRGESVAPLLLPAAGLGIAAIISSAVSLPATDAFRGVVFGFASGVFLHVAMDFLPRCEIGSEIHELLSVEDGHAHAILDRLRVHAALSTGVGGLAVFAAWLVLN; from the coding sequence ATGAACCGTTCGACGGCGACGGCCATCGGCGCGGGGAGCGTCGCGGCACTCGTCGCGCTCTCCGCGTACGCCGCGAGCGTCGAGGCGTGGAACCTCCTCGTCGTCTCGTGGGCCGCCTTCGGCGCGATGGCGCTCGCCGCCCCCCTCGGCGCGTGGAGTCGGGCCGAGCACGCCGAGGGTCTCGTCTGGGGCTACGGCCTCGCCAGCGGCGCGATGGTGACGAGCGCCGCGGTGTTTCTGCTCCCGCAGGCGCTCGGCCATCACCCCCAGTTCGGCGGCTTCGGCATCGCCTTCGGCATCCTCGCGGGCTTCGCCGCCCACACCGTCGGCCACCGCTTCGCCCACATGGAGTTCCCCGTGGACCGTACCGTGACCGAACTCTCGGCGCACGCCGTCTCCGCGGGCGCGATTATCGGTATCGTCTACGGGAACATCGACGTGGGCGTCGGCCTCGGCCTCGCCATCGTCTCGCACAAGGGACCGGCCGGGTACGCGGCCGCTCGGCGGCTCTCGGGTCGGGGCGAGTCGGTCGCGCCGTTGCTCCTCCCCGCGGCGGGCCTCGGTATCGCCGCCATCATCTCCAGCGCGGTGTCGCTCCCCGCGACCGACGCCTTCCGCGGAGTCGTCTTCGGCTTCGCCTCGGGTGTGTTCCTCCACGTCGCCATGGACTTCCTCCCGCGCTGCGAAATCGGCAGCGAGATTCACGAACTGCTGTCGGTCGAAGACGGCCACGCCCACGCGATTCTCGACCGCCTCCGGGTCCACGCCGCGCTGAGCACCGGCGTCGGCGGCCTCGCCGTCTTCGCCGCGTGGCTGGTGCTCAACTAA